The Cervus elaphus chromosome 22, mCerEla1.1, whole genome shotgun sequence genome has a window encoding:
- the KCNA6 gene encoding potassium voltage-gated channel subfamily A member 6, whose protein sequence is MRSEKSLTLAAPGEVRGPEGEQQDAGDFPEAGGGGGGCCSSERLVINISGLRFETQLRTLSLFPDTLLGDPGRRVRFFDPLRNEYFFDRNRPSFDAILYYYQSGGRLRRPVNVPLDIFLEEIRFYQLGDEALAAFREDEGCLPEGGVDEKPLPSQPFQRQVWLLFEYPESSGPARGIAIVSVLVILISIVIFCLETLPQFRADGRGGSNGGGVSPVSRGSQEEEEDEGDSYTFHPGIAPGGMVAGGSSSLSTLGGSFFTDPFFLVETLCIVWFTFELLVRFSACPSKAAFFRNIMNIIDLVAIFPYFITLGTELVQQQEQQPASGGGGQNGQQAMSLAILRVIRLVRVFRIFKLSRHSKGLQILGKTLQASMRELGLLIFFLFIGVILFSSAVYFAEADDDDSLFPSIPDAFWWAVVTMTTVGYGDMYPMTVGGKIVGSLCAIAGVLTIALPVPVIVSNFNYFYHRETEQEEQGQYTHVTCGQPAPDLKAADSGLGKPEFSEATRERRPSYLPTPHRGYAEKRMLTEV, encoded by the coding sequence ATGCGATCGGAGAAATCCCTGACGCTGGCGGCGCCGGGGGAGGTCCGCGGGCCGGAGGGCGAGCAACAGGATGCGGGAGACTTCCCGGAGgccggcggcggtggcggcggctgcTGTAGTAGCGAGCGGCTGGTCATCAACATCTCGGGGCTGCGCTTCGAGACGCAGCTGCGCACCCTGTCGCTGTTCCCGGACACGCTCCTGGGGGACCCCGGCCGCCGCGTCCGCTTCTTCGACCCGCTGAGGAACGAGTACTTCTTCGACCGCAACCGGCCCAGCTTCGACGCCATCCTCTACTACTACCAGTCGGGGGGCCGGCTGCGCCGGCCGGTCAACGTGCCGCTGGACATCTTCCTGGAGGAGATCCGCTTCTACCAGCTGGGGGACGAGGCCCTGGCTGCCTTCCGCGAGGACGAGGGCTGCCTGCCCGAGGGTGGCGTGGACGAGAAGCCGCTGCCCTCCCAGCCCTTCCAGCGCCAGGTGTGGCTGCTCTTCGAGTACCCGGAGAGCTCGGGGCCCGCCCGGGGCATCGCCATCGTCTCAGTCCTGGTCATCCTCATCTCCATCGTCATCTTCTGCTTGGAAACGCTGCCCCAGTTCCGTGCAGACGGTCGAGGTGGAAGCAACGGTGGCGGTGTCTCCCCAGTGTCCAGGGGCagtcaggaggaagaggaggatgaagGTGACTCCTATACCTTCCATCCTGGCATCGCCCCCGGGGGAATGGTGGCAGGGGGCTCATCCTCATTAAGTACTCTCGGGGGCTCCTTCTTCACGGACCCCTTCTTTCTGGTGGAGACGCTGTGCATCGTCTGGTTCACCTTCGAGCTACTGGTACGTTTCTCTGCCTGCCCCAGCAAGGCAGCCTTCTTCCGGAACATCATGAACATCATCGACCTGGTGGCCATCTTCCCCTACTTCATCACCCTGGGCACCGAGTTGgtgcagcagcaggagcagcagccggCCAGTGGCGGGGGCGGCCAGAACGGGCAGCAGGCCATGTCCCTGGCCATCCTCAGAGTGATCCGCCTGGTCCGCGTGTTCCGCATCTTCAAGCTGTCCCGCCACTCCAAGGGGCTGCAGATCCTGGGCAAGACGCTGCAGGCCTCCATGCGGGAGCTGGGCCTgctcatcttcttcctcttcatcggggtcatcctcttctccagcgCCGTCTACTTCGCGGAGGCCGATGACGATGATTCGCTCTTTCCCAGTATCCCGGATGCCTTCTGGTGGGCGGTGGTCACCATGACCACCGTAGGATATGGGGACATGTACCCCATGACGGTGGGGGGCAAGATCGTGGGCTCACTGTGTGCCATCGCCGGGGTTCTCACCATCGCCCTGCCCGTGCCCGTCATCGTCTCCAACTTCAACTACTTCTACCACCGAGAGACGGAGCAGGAGGAGCAAGGCCAGTATACCCACGTCACTTGTGGGCAGCCTGCCCCGGACCTGAAGGCAGCCGACAGTGGACTTGGCAAGCCTGAATTCTCGGAGGCCACTCGGGAGCGGAGACCCAGCTACCTTCCCACTCCACATCGAGGGTATGCAGAGAAAAGGATGCTCACTGAGGTTTGA